In Flavobacteriales bacterium, the genomic window GTGATGTTGAATAAACTTTATCCACATTCGAAAAACTGTGTTCATCTTTTACATTTAGATGTGTGTGTTCGATGGTGGCTACCTTAGTAGAGTCGGATGTTGCACCTTCTTTATTTTCTTCTGCTTTCGGTGAACACATGCTCAACAACACGGCAGAACTGAATAAAAGCGATTTTCTTATCATGAGGCTTTTTTTGGGTGCGCTAATTTAGAAGTTTCGATGAATTGACAAAGCCCTATTTCGCTTACTGCTCGATTTCGACCGATGAAAACAAAAAAAGCCCTGAAACTAAATTCAGGGCTTTTTTTTAAGTGTTGGAATTCAATTATTTGACTTCAGCCATCAATTTGCGGATAACAGGTGAAAGCAGGATCATAAGGACCCCGGCTGCCAGTGAAATATATCCGATCATCTCATATCCGGACGTGTATTGCTCCAGTTTCTCAACGTTGGTCAGGTTTTTACCGGATTCGTCGGAAGCTAAAGCCGAACCAATTAGTCCCGCGCCGTATTGACCATAAGCACTAGCGAGGAACCAGGTCCCCATCATAACTCCATATAAGCGTTTAGGCGATAATTTGGTAATCATTGACAGTCCAATTGGCGATAAACATAATTCACCAATGGTGGTGATGAGATAGGCTAAAACGAACAAGCTTAAAGGTGCCATTCCGTCTTTATTCGCATAAAATTTACTCATGAAAAACACCAGGAATCCAATTCCAAGAAACACAAATCCTAATCCGAATTTTACAACAGTGTTTGGTTCTGCTTTTCGCTTAGCAAGTGCAAGCCATAATAGTCCAACCAAAGGAGCGAATAGAATAACATACAATGCGTTTACGGAGTTGTTTACCGAGGTCATGTTTAAACCATGACTTTGCACATTTCCGATGGCAAAATAATTCAGCGATCCTCCTCCTTGTTCAAAAAAGGACCAGAAAATAAAGGAGAAGAAAATAAGGATCGAAGCAGCCACCAATTTTCTGGCTTCGGCCCGTTCGCATTTTCTGATTTCTATAAATAAATAAGCAATTACAATAATGGCTACAATCAGGAAGATTAAATCCACCAATTGAACGATGTACTTATTGATGATATTGAAGGCACCACTATCGTTGATGTTTATTTCTTTTTCGGTTCCTTTT contains:
- a CDS encoding oligopeptide:H+ symporter, producing the protein YIGTAYSWSLGFSLAGICMLLGLTLFMFTQKSLGPIGLTPKPEIFEKKTAGVSKGFFYFFGTLLFVPLFFSLIYYPMEFNMTSLFGTHKTVHFTGDANAATFSGKLMADSVFVPNANIALVDENKKTIGTATTNAEGKFELSGINTSVVSHLELQEGTIGNKILFNNEKGTEKEININDSGAFNIINKYIVQLVDLIFLIVAIIVIAYLFIEIRKCERAEARKLVAASILIFFSFIFWSFFEQGGGSLNYFAIGNVQSHGLNMTSVNNSVNALYVILFAPLVGLLWLALAKRKAEPNTVVKFGLGFVFLGIGFLVFFMSKFYANKDGMAPLSLFVLAYLITTIGELCLSPIGLSMITKLSPKRLYGVMMGTWFLASAYGQYGAGLIGSALASDESGKNLTNVEKLEQYTSGYEMIGYISLAAGVLMILLSPVIRKLMAEVK